The genomic window TGGTAAAACAACCGCACCGCGTATCATTTGATCAGCGTGTCTAGGATCAACCCCTAGACGTAATGCTACCTCAACCGTCTCATCAAATTTAGCAGAAGCTAAAGATTTAACCGCGCTTACGCCACTTTGCACATCATATATTTTTTGAGAATCCACCTTTGCTTGTAACGCTTGTAGTCTCTTTGCAATCTTCTTAGCCATAAACAACTCCGTTTCTAATCTTGGATTTCAATACCCATACTTCTTGCACTTCCCGCGACAATTAACTTCGCAGCTTCAATGCTAGAAGCGTTAAGGTCTTCCATTTTGGTTTGGGCAATCTCTTCAAGTTGTTTTCTTGTCAATTTCCCAACTTTATTTTTGAGAGGGTTATCAGAGCCTTTTGTAATTTTAGCTGCCTTTTTGATAAGATCAGTTACAGGAGGCTTTTTTGTGATAAAAGTAAAGCTTTTATCTTGGTAAATAGTAATCACAACAGGAATATTGAAATCACCCATATCCTTTGTTTTCTCATTAAACGCCTTACAAAATTCCATAATATTCACACCTCTTTGACCCAATGCTGGACCTACAGGAGGAGATGGATTTGCCTTCCCTGCTGGAATTTGTAATTTCAACTCACCAACAACTTTTTTACCCATTGCGTATTCCTTCCTTTACTAACAAATTTAAATAATCTTTTCCACTTGTGAATATAAAATTTCAACAGGAGTATTGCGTCCAAAAATAGAAACATTCAGCTTAAGCTTTTTATGCTCTAAATCATACTCTTCCACCGTGCCTGTAAAATTCACAAAAGGACCATCAATAATGCGCACAACCTCGCCGTGTTCAAAAGAAATTTTCGGTTTTGGCGCACTAGGATTCCTCACTTTTTCTAGAATCTTAGCAATATCAGCTTCGCTCAAAGGTGTGGGCTTTTTGCTCTCGCCAATAAAACGTCCAACTCTCGGCAAAGATTGAATCATATGCCAAAGCTTTGTATCCAAATCCACTTGGATAAATACATAGCCCGGATAGAGGCTTCTATCTACAATCTTTTTCTTTGCTTCAATAATAGACTCGGTAGGCACAACAACTTCACCGAATCTATCTTGCATCTGGTTTTCTTTAATAAGATTGCGGATTGCTTCACCTACTGACCTCTCACTACCAGAATACGTTTGTATAGCATACCACTCCAAGTGTCACCTCTCCACAACAATATTATAAAACTATCGATACAGAATGAAACAAAATCCAATCCGCTAATGCTAAAAATAAAGTAATTACACTTACTACAATCAACACAGAGACAAACGCATTTCGAATCTGCTCTTTCGTAGGAAATATAACTTTTGAACGTTCTTCATTCGCACTTTGAAAATAGGTTTTTATCTTTTTTATCATTTGCATCTCTTTCTTTTTTCACTACAGACTACCAAATCTCCGTGGCAGGCCAGGAGGGACTCGAACCCCCAACATTCGGTTTTGGAGACCGACGCTCTACCATTGGAGCTACTGACCTATAAGTTAGGCAAAAGCCTAACTTTTAAGCTTCACTTCCTTATGAATGGTATGTTTATTCAAACGAGGACAAAACTTTTTGAGCTCCAGTTTTTCTGTATTTGTCTTTGTGTTTTTAGTGGTGCTATAGTTAATATCACCACATTCTGCACACTTCAACCCTATCTTAATAGTGCTTCCCTTTGCCATGCCAAGCCTCTATTATTCTATGATTTTGGTTACAACACCTGAACCAACCGTTCTACCACCTTCACGAATTGCAAAACGAGTCCCATCTTCAAGTGCTACAGGTGCGATAAGCTCCACTGTGATTTTTACATTATCACCAGGCATAACCATTTCTACACCGCTTGGGAGCTCAATAGAACCGGTAACATCAGTTGTTCGCACATAGAATTGTGGGCGGTATCCCTTAAAGAATGGTGTATGGCGTCCGCCCTCCTCTTTTGAAAGCACATAAATCTCGCCCTCAAATTTCTTATGTGGAGTAATTGAGCCGGGCTTACAAAGAACCATACCTCTTTCTACTTCTTCTTTTTTTGTTCCTCGCAACAAAATACCGACATTATCTCCTGCCTCACCTTTATCAAGCTCTTTTCTAAACATTTCAACGCCTGTAACTGTTGTTTTTTGAGTGTCGCGGATTCCTACGATTTCTACTTCATCGCCTACTTGCACAACACCTCTTTCTACTCTTCCTGTTACAACCGTTCCACGACCAGCGATTGAGAATACATCTTCTACAGGCATAAGGAATGTTTTTTCAGTATCACGTTGTGGAGTTGGAATATATTTATCAACTTCTTCCATTAATTTTAATACTTTTTCACCCCATTCACCTACATTACCTGCTTTTGCTTCTTCAAGTGCTTTGAGAGCAGAACCTGCAATGATAGGAGTATCATCTCCGGGAAAATCATATTGACTAAGCAATTCACGCACTTCCATTTCCACAAGCTCAAGCAATTCAGCATCATCAACCATATCTTGTTTATTTAAAAATACAACGATGTAATGCACACCTACTTGGCGAGACAACAAGATATGCTCACGTGTTTGTGGCATAGGACCATCTGCGGCAGAAACAACAAGAATTGCTCCGTCCATTTGAGCTGCACCTGTAATCATATTTTTAACATAGTCAGCGTGTCCGGGGCAATCCACGTGCGCGTAGTGGCGATTTTCTGTCTCATATTCAATATGAGAAGTCGCGATAGTAATACCTCTTTCCTTTTCCTCTGGCGCGTTATCAATGTTATCATAGTCTTTCAATTCTGCAAGACCTTTAGTTGCCAACACAGCAGAAATAGCTGCACTCAAAGTTGTTTTACCATGATCAACATGCCCGATTGTTCCCACATTTACGTGAGGTTTGTTTTTCACAAACTTTTCTTTTGCCATTTTGTATCTCCTAACTTTAAG from Helicobacter typhlonius includes these protein-coding regions:
- the rplK gene encoding 50S ribosomal protein L11 — translated: MGKKVVGELKLQIPAGKANPSPPVGPALGQRGVNIMEFCKAFNEKTKDMGDFNIPVVITIYQDKSFTFITKKPPVTDLIKKAAKITKGSDNPLKNKVGKLTRKQLEEIAQTKMEDLNASSIEAAKLIVAGSARSMGIEIQD
- the nusG gene encoding transcription termination/antitermination protein NusG, with the translated sequence MEWYAIQTYSGSERSVGEAIRNLIKENQMQDRFGEVVVPTESIIEAKKKIVDRSLYPGYVFIQVDLDTKLWHMIQSLPRVGRFIGESKKPTPLSEADIAKILEKVRNPSAPKPKISFEHGEVVRIIDGPFVNFTGTVEEYDLEHKKLKLNVSIFGRNTPVEILYSQVEKII
- the secE gene encoding preprotein translocase subunit SecE — its product is MKKIKTYFQSANEERSKVIFPTKEQIRNAFVSVLIVVSVITLFLALADWILFHSVSIVL
- the rpmG gene encoding 50S ribosomal protein L33; translated protein: MAKGSTIKIGLKCAECGDINYSTTKNTKTNTEKLELKKFCPRLNKHTIHKEVKLKS
- the tuf gene encoding elongation factor Tu; this encodes MAKEKFVKNKPHVNVGTIGHVDHGKTTLSAAISAVLATKGLAELKDYDNIDNAPEEKERGITIATSHIEYETENRHYAHVDCPGHADYVKNMITGAAQMDGAILVVSAADGPMPQTREHILLSRQVGVHYIVVFLNKQDMVDDAELLELVEMEVRELLSQYDFPGDDTPIIAGSALKALEEAKAGNVGEWGEKVLKLMEEVDKYIPTPQRDTEKTFLMPVEDVFSIAGRGTVVTGRVERGVVQVGDEVEIVGIRDTQKTTVTGVEMFRKELDKGEAGDNVGILLRGTKKEEVERGMVLCKPGSITPHKKFEGEIYVLSKEEGGRHTPFFKGYRPQFYVRTTDVTGSIELPSGVEMVMPGDNVKITVELIAPVALEDGTRFAIREGGRTVGSGVVTKIIE